From Sulfuracidifex tepidarius, one genomic window encodes:
- a CDS encoding DUF1641 domain-containing protein translates to MSSSQKVSDPLEVLSNQETIESLSKLLEGMPSLVKLTSKISEMDKKGELDVLMTILDQSASILDAVQKADLINTLITFSMDQIGKVQALWPLLEKMTSERALSLLQSMDIDGLLTAAEKMTPVLQKMTSDKALKLMEGMNWDSLLDATEKLMPVMQKITDERALKAIQSLDYDTLLEATEKLTPALNKIAGLMVDMQNKGQMDTLLNAMEQGIALLDAVQKADLINTLITFSMDQIGKVQALWPLLEKMTSERALSLLQSMDIDGLLTAAEKMTPVLQKMTSDKALKLMEGMNWDSLLDATEKLMPVMQKITDERAIKLIQSLDVESLLSTMEAAMPLLKKFTDPNMVKMLTQMDWDSMMGMMGKLAELQKTGVMDKMMSMMDTFADPQVIDGLVLMSSKFATALKMWINELPSVRPAGNGLLLKTAGIPADDDVRYALGIMMSLAKDIGKVFRQS, encoded by the coding sequence ATGTCATCGTCACAAAAGGTTTCAGATCCTTTAGAAGTGTTATCAAACCAAGAAACCATAGAGAGCTTATCTAAGTTGCTAGAAGGTATGCCATCCCTAGTCAAGTTAACGTCAAAGATAAGCGAGATGGACAAAAAGGGAGAGCTAGACGTATTGATGACTATACTAGACCAGTCTGCCTCAATTCTTGACGCTGTACAGAAGGCTGACTTGATAAACACACTGATAACCTTCTCCATGGACCAGATAGGCAAGGTACAAGCACTGTGGCCACTCCTGGAGAAGATGACCAGTGAAAGGGCACTCTCCCTGCTTCAGTCCATGGACATAGACGGCCTCCTCACCGCAGCAGAGAAGATGACCCCTGTCCTGCAGAAGATGACCAGCGACAAGGCCCTGAAGCTCATGGAGGGAATGAACTGGGACTCACTACTTGACGCTACTGAGAAGCTCATGCCGGTCATGCAGAAGATCACTGATGAGAGGGCACTCAAGGCAATTCAAAGCTTAGATTACGACACACTACTAGAGGCTACTGAGAAGCTAACTCCTGCGTTAAACAAGATAGCCGGGCTCATGGTAGACATGCAGAACAAGGGTCAGATGGACACACTCCTCAACGCCATGGAACAGGGAATAGCCCTTCTTGACGCTGTACAGAAGGCTGACTTGATAAACACACTGATAACCTTCTCCATGGACCAGATAGGCAAGGTACAAGCACTGTGGCCACTCCTGGAGAAGATGACCAGTGAAAGGGCACTCTCCCTGCTTCAGTCCATGGACATAGACGGCCTCCTCACCGCAGCAGAGAAGATGACCCCTGTCCTGCAGAAGATGACCAGCGACAAGGCCCTGAAGCTCATGGAGGGAATGAACTGGGACTCACTACTTGACGCTACTGAGAAGCTCATGCCGGTCATGCAGAAGATCACTGATGAGAGGGCAATTAAGCTGATACAGAGTCTAGACGTGGAGTCTCTCCTCTCTACAATGGAGGCAGCTATGCCACTGCTCAAGAAATTCACTGACCCTAACATGGTGAAGATGCTGACTCAAATGGACTGGGACTCAATGATGGGAATGATGGGTAAGCTGGCTGAACTTCAGAAGACGGGAGTCATGGACAAAATGATGTCAATGATGGACACGTTTGCAGACCCACAAGTCATTGACGGGTTAGTCCTAATGTCCTCCAAGTTCGCCACTGCATTGAAGATGTGGATAAACGAACTGCCTTCAGTGAGGCCTGCAGGAAACGGGTTATTGCTTAAAACCGCTGGTATACCCGCAGATGACGACGTAAGATACGCACTAGGAATAATGATGAGCCTAGCGAAGGACATAGGGAAAGTGTTCAGACAAAGCTAA
- a CDS encoding histone deacetylase family protein: MIRDMSKQRIRKFIESARKNLSLIEIAPEPAVEEVLKEVHTEEYVKSLKEVSKIPYIGFLDSGDTVHYPGIYEDVLLVVGSSLTAIARSKYIDQIYVPLGGFHHALPGRAMGFCPVNDVAIAVKRLIRSGEKVAIVDVDAHHGNGLQEILYRDPVLKINIFAYNGVFFPGTGKIEERGEGEGANLNYNIGLPLGSGDDVFEESLSFLDVVKDFSPSYVVVVAGVDGMRNDNLASLSLTPHSFYMLGKKIEKMQRELSFKVIGYGGGGYGECSHLGMLAFLAGLSRLSLTSVGIDNVKTITDSSTLIEARKRMDKLRRS; this comes from the coding sequence ATGATAAGGGACATGAGCAAGCAGAGGATTAGGAAGTTCATAGAGAGCGCCAGGAAGAACCTGAGCCTCATTGAGATAGCCCCTGAACCTGCTGTGGAGGAAGTCCTCAAGGAAGTCCACACCGAGGAGTATGTGAAGTCACTGAAGGAAGTGAGTAAGATACCTTACATAGGTTTTCTAGACTCAGGTGACACAGTCCATTACCCCGGCATATATGAGGACGTCTTACTTGTGGTAGGATCATCGTTGACTGCAATAGCTAGGTCGAAGTACATAGACCAGATCTACGTCCCGCTGGGAGGATTTCATCACGCGCTCCCGGGGAGAGCCATGGGCTTCTGCCCAGTTAACGACGTAGCGATTGCAGTGAAGAGGCTCATTCGCTCGGGCGAAAAAGTGGCGATAGTGGACGTAGACGCACATCACGGAAACGGACTGCAGGAAATACTCTATCGCGACCCCGTGCTGAAGATCAATATCTTTGCATATAACGGTGTTTTCTTCCCAGGCACGGGGAAGATAGAGGAAAGGGGAGAAGGTGAAGGAGCGAACCTGAATTACAACATAGGTCTCCCTCTGGGGTCAGGTGACGACGTCTTCGAGGAATCCCTCTCCTTCTTGGATGTGGTGAAGGACTTCTCTCCGTCTTATGTTGTAGTCGTTGCTGGCGTTGACGGCATGAGGAATGACAACCTAGCTTCCCTTTCGTTAACCCCTCACTCTTTCTACATGCTAGGTAAGAAAATTGAAAAAATGCAAAGAGAACTTTCTTTCAAAGTTATAGGATATGGTGGGGGAGGGTATGGAGAGTGCTCTCATCTGGGGATGTTGGCGTTTCTAGCCGGCTTATCGAGGTTAAGCTTAACTTCTGTAGGGATAGACAATGTGAAGACGATCACGGATTCATCGACTCTTATTGAAGCTAGGAAAAGGATGGATAAGCTGAGAAGGAGTTAG
- a CDS encoding radical SAM protein, with the protein MIQMSSPDWVRLSFGADMVLGYSPGVFLRNALNTTINLLQYYPDGCKANCQYCGQAREVAEGPDCKTLIRVEWPLRPLDDVIRRIRERQGDPTYGIQRICVGQLAHPRASPDAIEITRRIREAGVEVQISELVTATYTYRRHMEDMRKAGANMIDVAIDGASREVFDNVRGKPVRSMHSWDRYIKAIDEAVDVFGKMNAGIHLIIGLGETEKEAVDLMLYAHGRGAKISLFAFYPEEMTPMEKVKPVPVSVYRRMQLSRWLIENNVVGEDAFVFDEEGKLKDLMLPSDLKAEDLSPAFMTSGCPGCNRPYSNERPGGVMKNIPWYPSLQQTVRALKATKLPSVVSLVS; encoded by the coding sequence ATGATACAGATGAGCAGTCCGGATTGGGTTAGGTTGAGTTTCGGGGCAGACATGGTCCTGGGTTACTCGCCAGGGGTTTTCTTGAGAAATGCCCTGAACACTACAATAAACCTGCTTCAGTACTATCCTGACGGGTGCAAGGCTAACTGCCAATACTGTGGACAAGCTAGGGAAGTGGCTGAAGGGCCAGATTGTAAGACACTGATCAGGGTAGAGTGGCCTTTACGTCCACTGGACGACGTCATCAGGAGGATAAGGGAGAGACAAGGGGATCCAACCTACGGGATCCAGAGAATATGTGTGGGACAGTTAGCACATCCCAGAGCTTCGCCAGACGCAATAGAGATAACAAGGAGGATCAGAGAAGCCGGAGTGGAAGTTCAGATATCCGAACTTGTGACTGCAACTTACACCTACAGGAGGCACATGGAGGACATGAGGAAGGCAGGGGCCAACATGATAGACGTAGCTATAGACGGAGCGAGCAGAGAGGTCTTCGATAACGTTAGGGGGAAGCCAGTAAGGAGTATGCACTCCTGGGACAGGTACATCAAGGCAATAGATGAGGCAGTAGACGTGTTCGGGAAGATGAACGCTGGGATACACCTGATCATAGGGTTGGGTGAGACTGAGAAGGAAGCTGTAGACTTGATGCTTTACGCTCACGGTAGGGGTGCCAAGATAAGTCTGTTCGCCTTTTACCCGGAGGAGATGACTCCCATGGAGAAAGTCAAGCCAGTCCCAGTGTCGGTGTACAGGAGGATGCAACTTTCCAGATGGTTGATAGAGAACAACGTGGTAGGCGAAGACGCATTCGTCTTTGACGAGGAAGGTAAGCTAAAGGACTTAATGCTACCCTCTGACCTGAAGGCGGAAGACTTGTCCCCAGCGTTCATGACAAGCGGATGTCCGGGGTGTAACAGACCTTACTCCAACGAGAGGCCTGGAGGAGTGATGAAGAACATACCTTGGTACCCGTCACTACAGCAGACCGTCAGAGCTCTGAAAGCCACTAAGCTACCTTCTGTGGTGAGTTTAGTATCTTGA
- a CDS encoding radical SAM protein, giving the protein MRTLFLYSPMLKRYENDYMDSSKGWKPISVTGTSCAFNCKHCGKRVLEGMADGSTQSSFEREFMEAVMRGDEGVILSGGSTGRGDVPVWKYSELTRKYSNKMTIIAHTGVVKSDEIAKKFKDAGVRIALLDMVGDDETIRDVLGQPFTVEDYLNSFKYLKGAGMKVTPHVIVGLSKRGVEGDLHALDLLKEVSPDAVIVVGLMPLVGTKMQDFRQPSPQEMEAVIRKARDEFDVPVMLGCARPRGSSYLRVEKFAVDYGIDGIAFPEEETIEYARGRREIHLSSACCGNVVQDILRV; this is encoded by the coding sequence ATGAGAACCCTGTTCCTTTACTCTCCCATGTTGAAGAGGTATGAGAACGATTACATGGACTCCTCCAAGGGATGGAAGCCCATATCCGTCACCGGCACGTCTTGTGCGTTCAACTGCAAGCACTGCGGGAAGAGGGTACTGGAGGGCATGGCTGACGGCTCCACCCAGTCCTCATTTGAGAGGGAATTCATGGAAGCCGTAATGAGGGGGGATGAGGGTGTGATCCTGTCAGGCGGTTCCACCGGTAGGGGAGACGTCCCCGTGTGGAAGTACTCGGAGCTGACCAGGAAGTACTCAAACAAGATGACAATCATAGCTCACACCGGAGTAGTGAAGAGCGACGAGATAGCCAAGAAGTTCAAGGACGCAGGGGTGAGGATAGCCCTCCTGGACATGGTGGGAGACGACGAGACAATCAGGGATGTCCTAGGTCAGCCCTTCACTGTGGAGGACTATCTGAACTCCTTCAAGTACTTAAAGGGTGCGGGGATGAAGGTGACGCCCCACGTTATCGTGGGACTCAGCAAGAGAGGCGTTGAGGGAGACCTGCACGCTCTCGATCTCCTGAAGGAGGTCAGCCCTGACGCTGTGATAGTTGTGGGCTTGATGCCTCTCGTAGGGACAAAGATGCAGGACTTCAGGCAACCTTCACCCCAAGAAATGGAGGCAGTGATCAGGAAGGCCAGGGATGAGTTCGACGTGCCCGTGATGTTAGGGTGTGCCAGGCCTCGTGGCTCCTCCTACCTTAGGGTGGAGAAGTTCGCCGTCGATTACGGGATAGACGGCATAGCTTTCCCCGAGGAAGAGACAATAGAGTACGCCCGCGGGAGGAGGGAAATTCATCTGAGCAGCGCTTGCTGCGGCAACGTTGTTCAGGACATATTAAGGGTGTGA
- a CDS encoding lipoate--protein ligase family protein: MEEFRFIFERNDQSHILAGEEALLDSVSHGERSVLRMVVFDPPAVLLGYHQAVEQEVNVDEVKKRNWQIGRRPTGGGTIVMGPWQLGWEVYSHSSLLGETPENALRKSADAVISTLRDMGIKASFRPKNDVEVNGRKISGIGAFSEGKYIGVTGTILVDFNMDDMVSVLKLSSEKMKDKLYKDFRDRLTWIDREVGYNVEMGEVVKKARKSFEEVLGVKLVDSGYTQAEAEEIDKLNLKYSSQDWIFNTRKSIEGDNVRYLERKLPGGLVKVQVKMAGKGMIESVLITGDFFVEPRRSIYDLEARLKWSRVETVQEEVKEWGKGVKMIGLSPEDLSNLILEVSS, encoded by the coding sequence ATGGAGGAGTTCAGATTCATTTTCGAGAGAAACGATCAGTCCCACATACTGGCAGGGGAAGAGGCTCTTCTAGACTCAGTTTCCCACGGAGAGCGATCAGTCCTGAGAATGGTCGTCTTCGACCCGCCTGCAGTGCTATTGGGATACCACCAAGCTGTAGAACAGGAAGTCAACGTGGACGAAGTAAAGAAGAGGAATTGGCAGATAGGCAGAAGGCCTACCGGTGGAGGAACCATAGTGATGGGTCCTTGGCAGCTCGGATGGGAAGTTTATTCCCACTCCTCGCTGTTGGGTGAGACTCCAGAGAACGCGTTGAGGAAAAGTGCGGACGCTGTAATCTCGACCTTGAGAGACATGGGCATTAAAGCTTCCTTTAGGCCGAAGAACGACGTAGAGGTCAACGGGAGGAAGATATCGGGGATAGGGGCGTTCTCGGAGGGTAAATACATAGGAGTGACGGGGACTATCCTGGTGGACTTCAACATGGACGACATGGTGTCGGTCCTGAAGCTTTCATCGGAGAAGATGAAGGACAAGCTCTACAAGGACTTCAGGGACAGATTAACTTGGATAGACAGGGAAGTAGGGTACAACGTGGAGATGGGAGAGGTGGTGAAGAAGGCTAGGAAGTCGTTTGAGGAAGTGCTAGGAGTAAAGCTAGTAGACTCCGGTTACACCCAAGCTGAGGCGGAGGAGATAGATAAGCTCAACCTGAAGTACTCTTCCCAAGACTGGATATTCAACACCAGGAAGTCTATTGAAGGCGACAACGTGAGGTATCTGGAGAGAAAGCTCCCCGGAGGCCTCGTGAAAGTCCAGGTTAAGATGGCAGGTAAGGGGATGATAGAGTCTGTTCTCATTACTGGGGACTTCTTCGTTGAGCCTAGGAGGTCTATATATGACCTTGAAGCCAGACTGAAGTGGAGCAGGGTTGAGACCGTGCAGGAGGAAGTCAAGGAATGGGGAAAGGGAGTGAAGATGATAGGCTTGTCGCCTGAGGACTTAAGCAACCTGATATTGGAGGTGAGCTCATGA
- a CDS encoding CoA-binding protein codes for METKEILLKFKNIAVVGFSKDPTKPSHKVPMFLRDHGYHVIPVNPTVDDINGMKSYKSLDEVPDKVEVVEVFRPSKEAKAVVEQAVRRAKEKGDVKVVWLQEGIVNDDAKKMAEENGLIFVQDKCMYKEYSKYIEGNQDSKTL; via the coding sequence ATGGAGACCAAGGAAATACTTCTCAAGTTCAAGAACATAGCAGTAGTGGGTTTCTCGAAGGATCCCACGAAACCGTCTCACAAGGTCCCCATGTTCCTGAGGGATCACGGATACCACGTTATACCCGTGAATCCCACTGTAGATGACATCAACGGAATGAAGTCTTACAAAAGCTTAGACGAGGTTCCAGACAAGGTAGAGGTAGTAGAAGTATTTAGACCTTCAAAGGAAGCCAAGGCAGTGGTGGAGCAAGCAGTGAGGAGAGCTAAGGAGAAGGGTGACGTCAAGGTGGTATGGCTCCAAGAGGGCATAGTCAACGATGACGCGAAAAAGATGGCTGAGGAGAACGGTTTGATCTTCGTGCAGGACAAATGTATGTATAAAGAGTACAGTAAGTATATTGAAGGAAATCAAGATTCTAAAACTTTATAA
- a CDS encoding MarR family transcriptional regulator, whose product MNSQIEILDTARESIKCCYKISDTDFDCLVLLAKLGRPTSSEEMASVMNLSKTTVENSLKKLLDLDLIARQKSNDESRRIGRPKFIYTVSDELLNKIKEDLNRCAETIKNSISASS is encoded by the coding sequence GTGAACTCTCAAATAGAAATCCTGGATACAGCAAGGGAGTCGATAAAGTGTTGTTACAAGATAAGCGACACTGACTTCGATTGCTTGGTCTTATTAGCTAAATTAGGTAGACCCACTTCATCCGAGGAAATGGCTTCGGTAATGAACCTTAGCAAGACTACAGTGGAGAACTCCTTGAAGAAACTCCTTGACTTGGATTTAATAGCACGACAGAAATCCAATGACGAAAGCAGGAGGATAGGAAGACCGAAGTTCATCTACACTGTGAGCGATGAACTCTTGAACAAAATAAAGGAGGACTTGAACAGATGTGCTGAGACCATAAAGAACTCTATATCAGCATCCTCCTAA
- a CDS encoding sulfurtransferase TusA family protein, producing MEEMDLTSLECPGPFMKVATKLMTEKNLELRVMFKDARCRSMILDAAKLIKCEILEDKNENGIFVIAIKKNGSVEDGSQKDIKLGGC from the coding sequence ATGGAGGAGATGGACTTAACGAGCTTGGAATGCCCTGGTCCTTTCATGAAGGTGGCAACTAAGCTCATGACTGAAAAAAACCTTGAGTTAAGAGTCATGTTCAAAGACGCTAGGTGTAGATCCATGATACTCGACGCTGCAAAACTGATCAAATGCGAGATACTTGAGGACAAGAACGAGAACGGAATTTTCGTAATCGCGATTAAGAAAAACGGTTCTGTTGAGGACGGGAGTCAGAAGGACATAAAGTTAGGAGGATGCTGA
- the lrs14 gene encoding HTH-type transcriptional regulator Lrs14, with protein MEIENVKIRLPSGKEASLIDALSFCYDISDTDFQVLRVLMKGTGRTEDDLSAMLHLSKASINRSVNKLASLGFVDREKDPNSKGGRPRFIYTAVSYERLVNKISKDFQYCADLFSSSFNKELIK; from the coding sequence ATGGAAATAGAGAATGTAAAAATACGTTTGCCGTCGGGAAAAGAGGCAAGCCTAATCGACGCTCTGAGCTTCTGTTACGACATCTCGGATACGGACTTTCAGGTGCTCAGAGTATTAATGAAAGGAACCGGCAGGACCGAGGACGACCTTTCTGCGATGTTACACTTGAGCAAAGCGTCGATAAACAGATCCGTGAACAAACTGGCATCCCTTGGCTTTGTGGACAGAGAGAAAGACCCCAACAGCAAGGGAGGAAGACCGAGGTTCATCTACACTGCGGTTTCCTATGAAAGGTTAGTCAATAAGATCTCAAAAGACTTCCAGTATTGTGCCGATCTGTTTTCATCGTCTTTCAACAAGGAGTTAATAAAGTAA
- a CDS encoding 7-cyano-7-deazaguanine synthase: MKSLLLLSGGMDSSSAAFMLRKRNEVDAMFFNYGQKSFRQQRKAVRKVTETLGMNMIEVDVSGLGDVFSRGEWMKPHEPIKHRNVILLSTAITYASEKGYDEVVLATVNEDCEYEPNKPYILREFRSLGEVMKVNVSTPFVKLSKSMVLRIGVNNGMDPSITYSCMLGHEKHCGKCSQCEHRRLAFIGAGIKDPTQYMSM, translated from the coding sequence ATGAAGAGTTTACTTCTGCTTTCTGGGGGAATGGACTCTTCCTCCGCCGCTTTCATGCTCAGGAAGAGGAACGAAGTTGATGCAATGTTCTTCAATTACGGGCAGAAGTCGTTCAGACAGCAAAGGAAGGCTGTAAGGAAGGTAACCGAGACGCTTGGAATGAACATGATAGAAGTAGACGTCAGTGGACTGGGAGACGTGTTTTCAAGGGGAGAGTGGATGAAACCTCATGAACCGATAAAGCATAGAAACGTTATTCTTCTTTCCACTGCCATCACTTACGCTTCAGAGAAGGGATATGATGAGGTTGTGCTGGCAACTGTAAATGAGGACTGCGAGTACGAGCCCAACAAACCGTATATTTTGAGGGAATTCAGGTCCTTAGGTGAGGTCATGAAGGTTAACGTATCTACTCCTTTCGTTAAGTTGAGTAAGTCCATGGTGCTCAGGATAGGGGTGAACAATGGAATGGATCCATCCATCACTTATTCGTGTATGTTAGGTCACGAGAAACACTGCGGTAAATGCTCCCAATGTGAGCACAGAAGACTGGCCTTCATTGGGGCTGGAATTAAGGACCCCACCCAGTACATGAGCATGTAG